Within the Sebastes umbrosus isolate fSebUmb1 chromosome 5, fSebUmb1.pri, whole genome shotgun sequence genome, the region aaaaagaagatctgaaaaatgtccaaaaaaaatgtccgaaaaaaaagtctgaaaaaaaagtttgaaaaatgttggaaaacagaagtttaaacaatgtctgaaaaaggaaaaaaaaaaaaaaagtctgaaaaatgtctggaaaaaatgtccgaaaaaaagtctgaaaaaaaagatctgaaaaatgtccaaaaaaaaagtttgaaaaatgttggaaaacaaaagtctgaaaaaaaacagaagtttaaacaatgtctgaaaaagggaaaaaaaaaaaaaaaaaagatctgaaaaaaaagatctgaaaaatgtccgaaaaaaatgtccgaaaaaaaagtctgaaaaaaagtctgaaaaaaaatatctaaaaaatgtccaaaaaaaaagtttgaaaaatgttggaaaacaaaagtctgaaaaaatattcgtaaaacaaaagtctaaacaatgtctgaaaaaggtaaaaaaaaataaaaaataaaaaagtctgaaaaatgtctgaaaaatgtcccaaaaagaagtctgaaaaatgtctgaaaaacaactttgaaaaaaaaagtttgaaaaatgttagaaaacaaaagtcttaAAACATTTCcgtaaaaaaagtctaaacaatgtctgaaaaagtttgaaaaatgcctgaaaaaaaagtttgaaaaatgttggaaaataaaagtctgaaaaaaatgtccataaaacaaaagtctaaacaatgtctgaaaaaaggtaaaaaaaaatgaaaaattaaaaagtctgaaaaatgtctgaaaaacaagtctgaaaaaaagatctgaaaatttgaaaaaaagatctgaaaaatgtctgaaaaaaaagtctgaaaaaaaggtctgaaaaaagatctggaaaaatgtttgaaaaaaagtctgaaaaatggtccgaaaaaaaagtctgaaaaaaagatctgaaaaaaagtctgaaaaaaaagatctgaaaaatgtcagacaaaaaaagtctgttttatttgcttttatttatttgtggattttagctcagcttttaactcaatgaagaTGCATATTCTCCTTAGAAGGCTcattgatctcaacatcaacacagagTTAGTTCTGTGGATCAGAGGGTCTGTGTCAGGGAGAACATGTCAGACGTGctgcccacaaggctgtgttatttcccctgtgctattctctctttttactaatgaatttgtgatcaatgagaaacattttagactgtttaagtatGCGGATGACATGGCCTTAGAAAATTGTCAATTACAtgagagttctgtataacatctgtagagaccctccctgtaatttatcacactttttggataaaatacatttgtgtgttaatgaaaagaacacaacaaaaaaatctatgtatgtatttatttgtgtatttatttagtctaTTTATCTTTTACTGTTACcttgatcctgtgcttaaacaatgttacacttttatagaatgaccaaactatcttcttggcttttattttgacatgtttgccttcacttcagggtcacgtgactgccgttccctgctcttcgattcaaaagagaaaataacagaaagaaacttgaagaaactacaattcatgacatcacaaatgggcagaaatcttgacagcttgtttcaaatgcagagtttctgaatacgggctgtgtgtatttccctgtgggattgagcgtttcgatactttcacagtatttatatagaactgaagcctgctttataattaaaaaaaaaacatgaaaatctcacttttttataatatgggacctttaaatccttttctttaaaaaaatatagcaAGACAAAAATTGGAATTGAAATAATGCATTGTTCTCACAAAAACAATCACCAGATGGTGTCTGAGTATTTAAGTAGTTATACTTACTCGTATGTGTAACCTAATTAATGTACCTCTGCAGGTCGGAACCTTTAAACCTGACGCTGCTGTCATGTGTCTTGTCGACAGGCGGCGCACGTTGCTCGGGTATGATCCTATGGTGGTTTTTTTATCCCCTAGTTTAGTCTTTCAGGCAGAATATTTCAGCTGCTCTACTGCCTGTACTGTGTTTTAAATGCATCTTATTCACCCCAACCATGCCTCTAACTTTCCCATTAATTTTTGTTATAACTGAAGCCACATGTAACCAGAACGTCGAGGGCACACCGCCTAACAGGGACAACCTGACAGAATAACACCAGGGCACAAAAAACCCATGATTCACGCTCTGAAACGCTATTGGTCACATTCCTGATGACGAACACGGAAGTGCGGCGGCTCTGTGACGTGATGTGAACAACATGATCGGGGATTTGTTGATATTCGGGTAATTTGTTCGGTTTTTGACACGTTTCATACACGGATACACTAATTTAATGGACatgttgtgtgtatatgtgtgttattGTGCTCTGTAATGCTGGTGGTGTATCAAACTAGCTAAATAAACCAGCTAGCTCCGTGCTAATGCCAGCTCAGCAGCTAACAATCACCTGTCAACAtacttacctgtctgtctctctctgtctctctctgtctctgtctgtctctctaggACCTTACTGGTGAATGCAGGGGCTGTGCTCAACTTCAAGCTGTGAGTATTCACGTTACAGTCACACTGTGTAAAACCCTCACATCAGAGCTGTAGAGCAAAATAAACATACCAGTCAGTTTtggagttaaaggtcccatattataaaaaaagtgagattttcatgtttttattttataaagcaggcttaagtcctatataaatactgtgaaagtatcgaaacactcaatccacagggaaatacacacagcccgtattcagaaactctatatttgaaacaagctgtcaagatttctgcccatttgtgatgtcacgaatttacaatatttagacccttgacacagttttaaacgtaaacattctaaatgtgtccaagtttatttcctggttgcagtgtatgtgaatgacatcaggaAGTACACCTGGAcctaagctgttgcctagcaacgcaattctgttgaaattacgtcaaaatgcgctaaaacggagcgtttcagacagagggtaaatacaggcatattcaggccgacagtatgaggaaaataaaaggttcttttgaacattacagcatgtaaacatgttctagtagaaacacaaaatacaagtatgaacctgaaaatgagcatgatatgggacctttaaactgtgGATGTTTTGCAGCAAGAGGAAGGAGTCTCAAGGGTTTGGAGATGAGTCCAGATCACCGACAACaggtattttatatatatatgtgtgtgtgtgtgtgtgtgtgtgtgtatgtgtgtgttttagagagagagagagagagagagagagagagagagagagatagatggtggaaaaaaaatcacaaaaaattGTGTCAGGTGAATGCAGTTCTCAAAGCTCTGCCACAAAAATCTGTGTTTCAGGTGACAACATCAGAGAGTTTCTGCTCAGCCTGCGGTACTTCCGGATCTTCATCGCTCTGTGGAACATCTTCATGATGTTCTGCATGGTCCTGTGAGTAATCAACTTTAAAATGATACTGGTCATGATGTACAGTAGCTGTAGACATGTAATGGTTGCATGTGATGGTAAACAGGCTGCAATGTCTTGAGATCCCAAAATGTTACTTTAAAGGAtagttctcactcccaacaaatcccatgaataGACCAAAACATACAATATTCTACTATCATGTATTGTCTGCATAGCTGATAGAGACTGATTGATCTCTCCATCACTTTTTACCATAGAGATCATTATATCTgtattatattgatatattgcccagctctaatttatgtattataaatgtatatattttataatatttatgtttGCAAGCCAATTTTCCTTCCTTCATGTTCAACTGTGCTTCAGTTTGTGATTCCCTACATGTCCCAGAATACCTTTTTTAAAGAGTCCTAGAAATGAATGAAGTTGTTGCTTTTCTAACTGGCTGAATGTCTTCAATCCTCACAGATTATTTGGGTCATGATCAACATTTGTGGCGACTGGAGTTCCATCAGGATGCTGATTTTCCAAGATTTATGCTACAAACTTCTCCTTAATTGGAGTTTGCTGTTCTTTTGTCCCTTTTAACTGTAATTATGTTCTATTTTCTTTACAACCCCAAACCATATATCTGCTTCTCGCTGTACAGGAATTTATGAATcgctgtatttattttgttttacagaggTTGTTACATTTGTGCCCTTTTTGTTTAAGCTGTAACTGCACCAGCACCCTTGCCTTTTATGGAAATGTGTTGTCTTGTTCCCCTGCGTTTCATTATAGAACACAAGCTTTTATTCTCCAGCATGTCAGTTTTGTTGAAAATGATGGACAGCCCTCAGCCCTTCACtaacataaaacatgtttttctgtggTTTGTTACCTGTGTGTCATCATTTAAGGGTCCCGTAGTAATCAAATGAATCAAAGCGATCATCTTGCTTAAACATCCTTTAATACCTTTTACTTGCACAGCCATCAGAGTTCAGCTGGATTCAAcagacaagtcaaaatgatcacTGTCACTTAATGAACACTACATCGTCTCTGTACAGACATCTCCAAATTTACTCACCAGCTGTGAGTAAACTCTTGTGTATGTCGATACAGAATATTTTAATGgagattttttaaaagaatgCCATTTCCTTTATTCTGCGGCACATGTGCTGTAAGTAAATGCATATGCATTACAATGTAAATGTATCcttattctatttctattcGAAATACAGTTTTCTTATCCAATGTCTGTTGATTGACTTGAATGGTTGTGCCTGTATATTTGAAAAAGGGATGCATGATCCAATTCTCACCTCATTAAGTGTTAACCTTTTaataatacttaatatagtcTACATCCATACTGCAGAGTAATTGTATACATTATGTACTGTACACTAAGTACACTATAcagttttttacatttaatatacAGGAAATTAACATAATTTGCTGTCCCATATATAACATATTAAGATTAAATCAAACTTCGACTTTAGAATGCCACTGACAAGcacaagaaataaaagaaaattgttTATTGTCTCTTCAAAGCAAAAAGGTCCTGGGTTTGGATCAACTGGCAGGTGAAATGTAATGTATGAGTGGAAATAAACTGAATGGGTGTTAAGTTTCTCTGTGTGGATTGGGAACATGTTGGGAACCTCTACTGCTCTGGAAGTCGTAGGAAATTTATTTCTCCTTTCACTCTTTGAGGGTCTCTACCATTCAAGCCTTGTATTGTGTAGGATCCAAACACTATTCAGTCTGTTTTTTCTTCTAACTTTATCGCAACGAGGCAACAGTGCCGTGAAGTGACAGTGTAAGAAAAGAGCAATACATAAGAAATTTAAAGACATAAGATTTATAAATACATGacaagaaaatagaaaacaatattTAGTAATATATTTAAAACGTGGGAAGCAGGCTAATCCTTGGTAAAGATGTGAAATTTATTACAAATAATATTTGgacagcttttctcctttaataAGGGTGAGATAGTGGCAACATATTCAaaatatgacacattttttttaatttaatttctgaaTTTATATTTGTTAAGGAATTTTTccataataaaattaaatttatctttttttttatagatgtataaataaaaaccaAATATATCTTTGAAGCAACGGTTTTgcataataatattttaaagatACAAAGCCTATCTGCAcgtccaaaataaataaaaacagtttcaTGTTGCAATTCAAAGACACCACATATCGTTTTGGAACTTCTAAAGGAAAAACTGTTAGAgtatgaaatgcaaaaataaaaacaaaatatgaagaaGCTTTAACGTGACATCTTTccatgggtgtttttttttaatttattcacaAGATGAATGAATTTACAGATAGTAAGGCAAAATcataacaataacaaagttTTCCTCAAAACTGAGCAGATATCACAGTagacataaaacatttacatagacaataaaataaaaaataaataaaagcatgacataaataaaacataattttcaaGTAATATAAAGAGATCTTTGGcatattttgatttaattaatttcaggGACTTAATATAGAGTTTCATGATAGTAGCACATGAAGATTGGTGGGGTCCTTAAGTATTTTGCCTTATGAATAAAGAATTTGGCAAAAATTAGTAAAACATTAATCATTAGGTCCAAATTTTTGTCTTCAAATAAACCACCAAAAATGATACTATTATGATCAATAGTAGGCTTTGCTGTGGATTTGCTTCTTAACCGTTCCATGAATTGTTTCCAGAACAACTGAGTCTGGGAGCATGAAACAAAGAGATGCTCTATGGTTTAATATCAGCTTTACAGAAAACCCACTCTTTGCTCTCAAAGCCAAATCTTAATCTTAAAaattcatccattcattattttgaggtgaatttCTTTTGTTTCGGGTGGAACAGGGTATTTGAAGAACTTTGTTCTCAGTTTAGATATTTTTTGTTTggtcaaaaaatacaaaaatactcaaaataGTACCTCTACAACATTGAATCTCTCCATGGATGTATGCATCCTTCACATGGATGGATGCATCCCTCACATGGATGTATGCATCTTTCAATGGATGTATGCATCCTTCACATGGATGTATGCATCCCTCACATGGATGTATGCATCTTTCACATTTATGTATGCATCTTTCACATGGATGTATACGTGGATGTATGCATCCTTCACATGGATGTGTGCATCTTTCACATTGATGTATGCATCTTTCACATGGATGAATGCATTATTTCACATGGATGTATACATGGATGTATGCATCTTTCACATAGATGTATACGTGGATGTATGCATCCTTCACATGGATGTATGCATCTTTCCATTAATGTATGCATCTTTCCATGGATGTATGCATCTTTCCATTAATGTATGCATCTTTCACATTGATGTATGCATCTTTCACATGGATGTATACATGGATGTATGCATCTTTCCATTAATGTATGCATCTTTCCATGGATGTATGCATCTTTCCATTAATGTATGCATCTTTCCATGGATGTATGCATCTTTCCATTAATGTATGCATCTTTCACATTGATGTATGCATCTTTCACATGGATGTATGCATTATTTCACATGGATGTATACATGGATGTATGCATCTTTCCATTAATGTATGCATCTTTCACATTGATGTATGCATCTTTCACATGGATGTATGCATTATTTCACATGGATGTATACATGGATGTATGCATCTTTCCATTAATGTATGCATCTTTCACATTGATGTATGCATCTTTCACATGGATGTATGCATTATTTCACATGGATGTATACATGGATGTATGCATCTTTCCATTAATGTATGCATCTTTCACATGGATGTATGCATTATTTCACATGGATGTATACATGGATGTATGCATCTTTCACATTGATGTATGCAGCTTTCACATTGATGTATGCATCTTTCACATGGATGTATGCATTATTTCACATGGATGTATACATGGATGTATGCATCTTTCACATGGATGTATGCATCTTTCACATTGATGTATGCAGCTTTCACATTGATGTATGCAGCTTTCACATGCATCTTTCACATGGATGT harbors:
- the smim7 gene encoding small integral membrane protein 7, which produces MIGDLLIFGTLLVNAGAVLNFKLKRKESQGFGDESRSPTTGDNIREFLLSLRYFRIFIALWNIFMMFCMVLLFGS